A single genomic interval of Oryctolagus cuniculus chromosome 19, mOryCun1.1, whole genome shotgun sequence harbors:
- the LOC100346502 gene encoding LOW QUALITY PROTEIN: ras-specific guanine nucleotide-releasing factor RalGPS2-like (The sequence of the model RefSeq protein was modified relative to this genomic sequence to represent the inferred CDS: substituted 1 base at 1 genomic stop codon), translating into MALMNGQASSVSLAATASENSRSSESLSDKGSELKKSFDAMVLDVLKVTPEEYVGQITLMDVPVFKAIQPDELSSCGWNKKEKYSSVPNAVAFTRRFNHVNFWVVREILHAQTLKIRAEVLSHYMKTAKKLYELNNLHALMAMVSGLQSAPIFRLTKTWALLSKKDKTTFEKLEYVVSKEDNCKRLXDYVSSLKMTPYLGIYLSDLTYIDSAYPSTGSILEIEQRSNLMNNILRIISDLQQSCEYDIPLLPHVKKHLNSVQYIKLQKFVEDNNYKLSLKIEPGTSTPRSAASREDLVGPEVGASPQSGRKSVATEGALPPQTPPSPWNLIPCGHRKCHSLDYNFIHKMNTAEFKSATFPNAGPRHLLDDSIMKSHAPSQGQVESSTLSSGISKGSNDGSELSEETSWLAFESSAESEDLAVHVYPGAVTIQGVLRRKTLLRESKKPTVAAWTKYWAALCGTQLFYYAAKSLKATERKHFKSTSNKNVSVVGWMVMKADDPQHLDLFLLTDSKKANSYKFQAGNRMNVMLWFRHLSAACQSNNRFLQT; encoded by the coding sequence ATGGCCCTCATGAATGGGCAGGCAAGCAGCGTCAGCCTTGCAGCCACGGCTTCCGAGAACAGTAGAAGCTCTGAATCATTAAGTGACAAAGGTTCCGAATTGAAGAAAAGCTTTGATGCTATGGTACTTGATGTTCTTAAGGTTACACCAGAAGAGTATGTGGGTCAGATAACACTAATGGATGTTCCAGTATTTAAAGCTATTCAACCAGATGAGCTTTCAAGTTGTggatggaataaaaaagaaaaatacagttctGTGCCAAATGCTGTTGCTTTCACAAGAAGATTTAATCATGTGAACTTTTGGGTTGTTAGAGAGATTCTTCATGCTCAGACATTAAAAATTAGAGCAGAAGTTTTGAGTCACTATATGAAAACTGCTAAGAAACTGTATGAGCTGAATAACCTTCATGCACTTATGGCAATGGTTTCTGGCTTACAGAGCGCCCCAATTTTCAGGTTGACTAAGACATGGGCATTACTAagtaaaaaagacaaaactacCTTTGAAAAATTAGAGTATGTGGTGAGTAAAGAGGATAACTGCAAAAGACTCTGAGACTATGTAAGTAGCTTAAAGATGACACCCTATTTAGGCATCTATCTGTCAGATTTAACATACATTGATTCAGCGTACCCATCAACTGGCAGCATTCTAGAAATCGAGCAAAGATCAAATTTAATGAATAACATTCTTAGGATAATTTCTGATTTACAGCAGTCCTGTGAATATGATATTCCCTTGTTGCCTCATGTTAAAAAACATCTGAACTCTGTTCAGTATATAAAACtgcaaaagtttgtggaagataaTAATTACAAGCTTTCATTAAAGATAGAACCAGGGACAAGCACACCAcgttctgctgcctccagggaagATTTAGTAGGTCCTGAAGTGGGGGCATCACCACAGAGTGGGAGGAAGAGTGTGGCCACTGAAGGAGCCTTGCCACCACAGACACCCCCATCCCCATGGAATCTGATTCCATGTGGACATAGGAAGTGCCATAGCTTGGATTATAATTTCATTCATAAAATGAACACAGCAGAGTTTAAGAGTGCAACATTCCCAAATGCAGGGCCAAGACATCTGTTAGATGATAGCATCATGAAATCCCATGCACCATCTCAAGGCCAAGTTGAAAGTTCTACTCTTTCTAGTGGAATATCAAAAGGTAGCAATGATGGTTCTGAACTAAGTGAAGAGACCTCATGGCTTGCTTTTGAAAGTTCTGCAGAATCAGAAGATTTGGCAGTGCATGTATATCCAGGCGCAGTTACTATTCAAGGTGTTCTCAGGAGAAAAACTTTgttaagagaaagcaaaaaacCTACTGTAGCAGCTTGGACAAAATACTGGGCAGCTTTGTGTGGGACACAACTCTTTTACTATGCTGCCAAATCTCTAAAGGctacagaaagaaaacatttcaagtcAACGTCAAATAAGAATGTGTCTGTGGTCGGCTGGATGGTGATGAAGGCTGACGACCCGCAGCACCTGGACCTCTTCTTGCTCACGGACTCCAAGAAAGCAAATTCATACAAGTTTCAAGCTGGCAATAGGATGAATGTGATGCTGTGGTTTAGGCATCTGAGTGCAGCCTGCCAAAGTAACAACAGGTTCCTACAAACTTGA
- the CCT6A gene encoding T-complex protein 1 subunit zeta isoform X1: protein MAAVKTLNPKAEVARAQAALAVNISAARGLQDVLRTNLGPKGTMKMLVSGAGDIKLTKDGNVLLHEMQIQHPTASLIAKVATAQDDITGDGTTSNVLIIGELLKQADLYISEGLHPRIITEGFEAAKEKALQVLEQIKVSREMDRETLIDVARTSLRTKVHAELADVLTEAVVDSILAIKKQDEPIDLFMVEIMEMKHKSETDTSLIRGLVLDHGARHPDMKKRVEDAYILTCNVSLEYEKTEVNSGFFYKSAEEREKLVKAERKFIEDRVKKIVELKKKVCGDSDKGFVVINQKGIDPFSLDALAKEGIVALRRAKRRNMERLTLACGGVPLNSLDDLNPDCLGHAGLVYEYTLGEEKFTFIEKCNNPRSVTLLVKGPNKHTLTQIKDAIRDGLRAVKNAIDDGCVVPGAGAVEVAMAEALIKYKSSVKGRAQLGVQAFADALLIIPKVLAQNSGFDLQETLVKIRTEHSESGQLVGVDLNTGKGRQQFVEDENHDIFFSSFQHCDCNQHSLG from the exons ATGGCGGCCGTGAAGACCCTGAATCCCAAGGCCGAGGTGGCCAGAGCCCAGGCGGCGTTGGCGGTCAATATCAGCGCGGCACGGGGACTGCAGGACGTGCTGAGGACCAACTTGGGGCCTAAGGGCACCATGAAGAT GCTTGTTTCCGGCGCTGGCGATATCAAGCTCACCAAAGACGGCAACGTGCTGCTGCATGAAATG CAAATTCAACACCCAACTGCCTCCTTAATAGCAAAAGTAGCAACAGCCCAGGATGACATAACTGGCGATGGTACTACTTCAAATGTCCTTATCATTGGAGAGTTACTGAAGCAGGCGGATCTCTACATTTCTGAG GGTCTTCATCCCAGAATAATTACTGAAGGGTTTGAAGCTGCAAAGGAAAAAGCCCTTCAGGTTTTGGAACAAATCAAagttagcagagagatggacagggaaACACTTATAGATGTGGCCAGGACCTCTCTGCGTACTAAAGTTCATGCTGAACTTGCAGATGTCTTAACAGAG GCTGTAGTGGACTCCATTTTGGCCATTAAAAAACAAGATGAACCTATTGACCTCTTCATGGTTGAGATCATGGAGATGAAACATAAATCTGAAACTGATACAAG CTTAATCAGGGGACTTGTTTTGGACCATGGGGCACGGCATCCAGATATGAAGAAAAGAGTAGAAGATGCGTACATCCTCACATGCAATGTGTCATTGGAATATGAAAAAAC GGAAGTGAATTCTGGCTTTTTTTACAAGAgtgcagaagagagagaaaaactagtaaaagctgaaagaaaattcattgaagatagagttaaaaaaatagtagaaCTGAAAAAGAAAGTCTGTGGTGATTCAGATAAAGGATTTGTTGTTATTAATCAAAAG GGAATTGACCCCTTTTCCTTAGATGCTCTTGCAAAAGAAGGCATAGTAGCTCTGCGCAGGGCTAAAAGGAGAAATATGGAGAG GCTGACTCTTGCTTGCGGTGGAGTACCTCTGAATTCTCTAGATGACCTAAATCCTGATTGTTTGGGACATGCAGGACTTGTGTATGAATATACATTg GGAGAAGAGAAGTTCACCTTTATTGAGAAATGTAACAATCCTCGCTCTGTCACATTATTGGTCAAAGGACCAAATAAGCACACACTTACTCAAATCAAAGATGCGATAAGAGATGGATTGAGGGCTGTCAAAAATGCTATTGATGATG GCTGTGTGGTTCCAGGTGCTGGTGCAGTAGAAGTGGCAATGGCAGAAGCCCTGATAAAATACAAATCCAGTGTAAAGGGCAGGGCCCAACTTGGAGTTCAAGCATTTGCTGATGCATTGCTCATTATTCCCAAG GTTCTTGCTCAGAACTCTGGCTTTGACCTCCAGGAAACATTAGTTAAAATTCGAACAGAACATTCTGAATCAGGTCAACTTGTGGGTGTGGACTTGAACACAGGTAAGGGAAGGCAGCAGTTTGTAGAAGATGAG AAccatgatatttttttttcttcatttcagcaCTGTGATTGCAACCAACATTCTCTTGGTTGA
- the CCT6A gene encoding T-complex protein 1 subunit zeta, with amino-acid sequence MAAVKTLNPKAEVARAQAALAVNISAARGLQDVLRTNLGPKGTMKMLVSGAGDIKLTKDGNVLLHEMQIQHPTASLIAKVATAQDDITGDGTTSNVLIIGELLKQADLYISEGLHPRIITEGFEAAKEKALQVLEQIKVSREMDRETLIDVARTSLRTKVHAELADVLTEAVVDSILAIKKQDEPIDLFMVEIMEMKHKSETDTSLIRGLVLDHGARHPDMKKRVEDAYILTCNVSLEYEKTEVNSGFFYKSAEEREKLVKAERKFIEDRVKKIVELKKKVCGDSDKGFVVINQKGIDPFSLDALAKEGIVALRRAKRRNMERLTLACGGVPLNSLDDLNPDCLGHAGLVYEYTLGEEKFTFIEKCNNPRSVTLLVKGPNKHTLTQIKDAIRDGLRAVKNAIDDGCVVPGAGAVEVAMAEALIKYKSSVKGRAQLGVQAFADALLIIPKVLAQNSGFDLQETLVKIRTEHSESGQLVGVDLNTGEPMVAAEVGIWDNYCVKKQLLHSCTVIATNILLVDEIMRAGMSSLKG; translated from the exons ATGGCGGCCGTGAAGACCCTGAATCCCAAGGCCGAGGTGGCCAGAGCCCAGGCGGCGTTGGCGGTCAATATCAGCGCGGCACGGGGACTGCAGGACGTGCTGAGGACCAACTTGGGGCCTAAGGGCACCATGAAGAT GCTTGTTTCCGGCGCTGGCGATATCAAGCTCACCAAAGACGGCAACGTGCTGCTGCATGAAATG CAAATTCAACACCCAACTGCCTCCTTAATAGCAAAAGTAGCAACAGCCCAGGATGACATAACTGGCGATGGTACTACTTCAAATGTCCTTATCATTGGAGAGTTACTGAAGCAGGCGGATCTCTACATTTCTGAG GGTCTTCATCCCAGAATAATTACTGAAGGGTTTGAAGCTGCAAAGGAAAAAGCCCTTCAGGTTTTGGAACAAATCAAagttagcagagagatggacagggaaACACTTATAGATGTGGCCAGGACCTCTCTGCGTACTAAAGTTCATGCTGAACTTGCAGATGTCTTAACAGAG GCTGTAGTGGACTCCATTTTGGCCATTAAAAAACAAGATGAACCTATTGACCTCTTCATGGTTGAGATCATGGAGATGAAACATAAATCTGAAACTGATACAAG CTTAATCAGGGGACTTGTTTTGGACCATGGGGCACGGCATCCAGATATGAAGAAAAGAGTAGAAGATGCGTACATCCTCACATGCAATGTGTCATTGGAATATGAAAAAAC GGAAGTGAATTCTGGCTTTTTTTACAAGAgtgcagaagagagagaaaaactagtaaaagctgaaagaaaattcattgaagatagagttaaaaaaatagtagaaCTGAAAAAGAAAGTCTGTGGTGATTCAGATAAAGGATTTGTTGTTATTAATCAAAAG GGAATTGACCCCTTTTCCTTAGATGCTCTTGCAAAAGAAGGCATAGTAGCTCTGCGCAGGGCTAAAAGGAGAAATATGGAGAG GCTGACTCTTGCTTGCGGTGGAGTACCTCTGAATTCTCTAGATGACCTAAATCCTGATTGTTTGGGACATGCAGGACTTGTGTATGAATATACATTg GGAGAAGAGAAGTTCACCTTTATTGAGAAATGTAACAATCCTCGCTCTGTCACATTATTGGTCAAAGGACCAAATAAGCACACACTTACTCAAATCAAAGATGCGATAAGAGATGGATTGAGGGCTGTCAAAAATGCTATTGATGATG GCTGTGTGGTTCCAGGTGCTGGTGCAGTAGAAGTGGCAATGGCAGAAGCCCTGATAAAATACAAATCCAGTGTAAAGGGCAGGGCCCAACTTGGAGTTCAAGCATTTGCTGATGCATTGCTCATTATTCCCAAG GTTCTTGCTCAGAACTCTGGCTTTGACCTCCAGGAAACATTAGTTAAAATTCGAACAGAACATTCTGAATCAGGTCAACTTGTGGGTGTGGACTTGAACACAG GGGAGCCAATGGTGGCAGCAGAAGTAGGCATTTGGGATAACTATTGTGTGAAGAAACAGCTTCTTCACTCCTG caCTGTGATTGCAACCAACATTCTCTTGGTTGATGAGATCATGCGAGCTGGAATGTCTTCTCTCAAAGGTTGA